In Planctomycetaceae bacterium, a genomic segment contains:
- a CDS encoding sulfatase → IVCLRVSRARAIPKNVSAGRDASVPLFDRFEIVHRLLFGVSFAALWLAGATCNSTFADKPNVVVISIDDLGYADIGPFGSEKNRTPHLDRMAAEGRKLTSFYAAPVCSPSRASLMTGCYSKRVLPIPGVLFPSGAVGLHPEEVTIADVLHDAGYATACIGKWHLGDQPEFMPTSQGFDSYLGIPYSNDMGTAADGSKSDLGKPIPDVKPPSPALIANHGANETGLKGNQQPPLPLVEDLKVVARVRQDEQQAIVETYTTAAVKFIRAHQDKPFFLYLPQSAVHFPIYPGKTWAGKSPHGYYSDWVEEVDWSVGQILDTLRELKLDQNTLVIFTSDNGGTSRGSNYPLRGFKASTWEGGMRVPTIAWWPGKIPANTSTDAVTGMIDLLPTLSHVAGAAIADDRKLDGKNIWPLLAGDPDAAGHETFYYYRGFQLEAVRMGKWKLHLGTGRSASEGKRKAVNRNSAAPPAERCLYDLAADIAESNNVYSDHPGVVAEIEALISATETDLGVTTIGPGCRDLGRVDNPEPWIHHDGSYRVVDPIR, encoded by the coding sequence CAATTCCACATTCGCAGACAAGCCGAACGTGGTTGTCATCTCGATTGATGATCTGGGCTACGCTGATATCGGACCATTCGGATCCGAGAAGAATCGAACGCCTCATCTGGATCGAATGGCAGCAGAAGGCCGGAAGCTGACAAGCTTTTATGCTGCCCCTGTTTGTTCTCCGTCGCGAGCCAGTCTGATGACGGGTTGCTACTCCAAGCGCGTGCTGCCGATTCCTGGTGTATTGTTCCCTTCTGGTGCGGTCGGGCTTCATCCTGAAGAAGTAACGATTGCTGATGTACTTCACGATGCTGGCTATGCCACGGCCTGCATTGGAAAGTGGCATCTGGGTGACCAGCCGGAATTCATGCCGACGAGTCAGGGTTTTGATTCTTACCTTGGAATTCCCTATTCCAATGATATGGGTACGGCGGCAGATGGATCCAAGAGCGATCTGGGAAAGCCAATTCCCGATGTGAAGCCTCCGAGCCCGGCGCTGATTGCGAATCATGGTGCGAATGAAACGGGGTTGAAGGGGAATCAGCAGCCACCGCTACCGCTTGTGGAAGACCTGAAGGTGGTCGCCCGAGTCAGGCAGGATGAGCAGCAGGCTATCGTTGAAACCTACACAACGGCGGCCGTGAAATTCATTCGAGCACATCAGGACAAGCCCTTCTTCCTGTACCTGCCACAGAGTGCTGTTCATTTTCCGATCTATCCGGGGAAAACCTGGGCGGGCAAATCGCCTCATGGTTATTACAGCGACTGGGTTGAAGAGGTCGACTGGAGTGTTGGACAGATACTGGACACACTTCGGGAGTTGAAACTGGACCAGAATACTCTGGTAATTTTCACCTCAGACAACGGAGGAACTTCGCGGGGGTCGAATTACCCGCTTCGAGGATTTAAGGCTTCCACCTGGGAGGGTGGCATGCGCGTTCCAACAATTGCATGGTGGCCGGGAAAGATTCCCGCCAACACATCAACGGACGCCGTTACCGGCATGATTGACCTGCTTCCGACGCTGTCGCACGTGGCGGGTGCTGCAATTGCAGATGATCGGAAACTTGATGGAAAGAATATCTGGCCACTTCTTGCGGGTGATCCAGACGCTGCGGGGCATGAGACCTTCTACTATTATCGCGGCTTTCAGCTGGAAGCGGTTCGAATGGGGAAATGGAAACTTCATCTCGGCACGGGGCGTTCCGCGAGTGAAGGAAAGCGAAAGGCGGTGAATCGGAATTCTGCCGCTCCGCCTGCAGAACGCTGTCTGTACGATCTGGCAGCAGATATCGCGGAATCGAACAACGTTTATTCTGATCATCCCGGGGTTGTCGCAGAGATCGAAGCTCTGATCAGCGCAACGGAAACGGATCTGGGTGTCACCACAATTGGTCCGGGATGCCGTGACCTTGGGCGTGTTGATAATCCTGAACCGTGGATTCACCACGATGGTTCATACCGCGTTGTGGACCCCATTCGTTGA